A genomic stretch from Falco naumanni isolate bFalNau1 chromosome 4, bFalNau1.pat, whole genome shotgun sequence includes:
- the AZI2 gene encoding 5-azacytidine-induced protein 2 isoform X1, with protein sequence MEELVEDDICILNHEKADNGHKRDGEIPVSSYSGDESVASHFALVTAYEDIKKRLKETEKENSFLKKRVRILEEKLLGSRLEEECSSVGREQVNKAYQAYREACIDRDNLKNKLDKIMKESAESLKTLNEQLQSQEVELLQLRTEVETQQVMKNLNCTQSTWEMQKLSSDLKVHSLEQDLEKLKQECNSLRKELQKSKQKDQAEEENPLNGDLLQKQDVQSVQQAYWELKREMSNLHLVTDLQAGILQKLKTNPTATKKAASTAPVQCVDLNISKLNLTSGVVYKKLSQNDKVLCNAVSPPPPRDVKNPSERMTLQAWTDERPIPVDGKPFQEHHSYGKSFLEDNSWVFPSPPKPNENVFWEIKNKTALLNCPADYLDQCNQNCLHKS encoded by the exons ATGGAGGAGTTGGTAGAGGATGACATCTGTATTTTGAACCATGAAAAAGCAGACAACGGTCATAAGAGAGACGGGGAGATTCCTGTTTCATCTTACAGTGGAGATGAATCTGTTGCCTCACACTTCGCACTTGTCACTGCATATGAAGATATCAAGAAACGACTAAAGGAGACAGAGAAGGAGAActccttcttaaaaaaaagagtgagaatTCTAGAAgagaag CTGCTGGGCTCTCGACTGGAAGAGGAATGCAGTTCAGTTGGACGTGAACAAGTAAATAAGGCATACCAAGCCTATCGAGAGGCCTGCATTGACCGAGataatctgaaaaacaaactggaTAAAATT ATGAAAGAAAGTGCAGAATCTTTGAAAACCTTGAATGAACAGTTGCAGTCCCAAGAAGTAGAGCTGTTACAACTAAGAACTGAAGTGGAAACTCAACAAG TGATGAAAAATCTGAATTGTACTCAGTCCACCTGGGAAATGCAGAAGCTGAGCAGTGACCTGAAAGTGCATAGTCTGGAACAGGATCTAGAAAAGCTCAAGCAAGAGTGTAACAGTCTCAGAAAGGAGTTGCAAAAATCCAAGCAGAAG GACCaggctgaagaagaaaacccatTGAATGGAGACCTCCTTCAAAAGCAAGACGTCCAGAG tgtGCAGCAAGCATATTGGGAACTGAAGAGAGAAATGTCTAATTTGCATCTAGTGACTGACTTGCAAGCTGGGATTCtacaaaaactgaaaacaaacccaacagcGACCAAGAAAG ctgcctCTACTGCACCCGTACAATGTGTTGACTTGAACATTTCAAAGCTGAATTTGACATCTGGGGTAGTCTATAAAAAACTCTCACAAAATGATAAAGTACTGTGCAATGCTGTGTCTCCGCCTCCACCAAGAGATGTAAAAAACCCATCTGAAAGGATGACTCTGCAAGCATGGACAGATGAGAGACCCATTCCAGTTGACGGCAAACCATTTCAGGAACACCATTCTTACGGAAAGAGCTTTCTGGAAGATAATTCCTGGGTATTCCCAAGTCCTCCAAAGCCTAACGAGAATGTGTtttgggaaattaaaaataaaacagctttgttAAACTGTCCAGCAGATTACCTGGATCAGTGTAATCAAAACTGTCTGCACAAGAGTTAA
- the AZI2 gene encoding 5-azacytidine-induced protein 2 isoform X2: protein MEELVEDDICILNHEKADNGHKRDGEIPVSSYSGDESVASHFALVTAYEDIKKRLKETEKENSFLKKRVRILEEKMKESAESLKTLNEQLQSQEVELLQLRTEVETQQVMKNLNCTQSTWEMQKLSSDLKVHSLEQDLEKLKQECNSLRKELQKSKQKDQAEEENPLNGDLLQKQDVQSVQQAYWELKREMSNLHLVTDLQAGILQKLKTNPTATKKAASTAPVQCVDLNISKLNLTSGVVYKKLSQNDKVLCNAVSPPPPRDVKNPSERMTLQAWTDERPIPVDGKPFQEHHSYGKSFLEDNSWVFPSPPKPNENVFWEIKNKTALLNCPADYLDQCNQNCLHKS, encoded by the exons ATGGAGGAGTTGGTAGAGGATGACATCTGTATTTTGAACCATGAAAAAGCAGACAACGGTCATAAGAGAGACGGGGAGATTCCTGTTTCATCTTACAGTGGAGATGAATCTGTTGCCTCACACTTCGCACTTGTCACTGCATATGAAGATATCAAGAAACGACTAAAGGAGACAGAGAAGGAGAActccttcttaaaaaaaagagtgagaatTCTAGAAgagaag ATGAAAGAAAGTGCAGAATCTTTGAAAACCTTGAATGAACAGTTGCAGTCCCAAGAAGTAGAGCTGTTACAACTAAGAACTGAAGTGGAAACTCAACAAG TGATGAAAAATCTGAATTGTACTCAGTCCACCTGGGAAATGCAGAAGCTGAGCAGTGACCTGAAAGTGCATAGTCTGGAACAGGATCTAGAAAAGCTCAAGCAAGAGTGTAACAGTCTCAGAAAGGAGTTGCAAAAATCCAAGCAGAAG GACCaggctgaagaagaaaacccatTGAATGGAGACCTCCTTCAAAAGCAAGACGTCCAGAG tgtGCAGCAAGCATATTGGGAACTGAAGAGAGAAATGTCTAATTTGCATCTAGTGACTGACTTGCAAGCTGGGATTCtacaaaaactgaaaacaaacccaacagcGACCAAGAAAG ctgcctCTACTGCACCCGTACAATGTGTTGACTTGAACATTTCAAAGCTGAATTTGACATCTGGGGTAGTCTATAAAAAACTCTCACAAAATGATAAAGTACTGTGCAATGCTGTGTCTCCGCCTCCACCAAGAGATGTAAAAAACCCATCTGAAAGGATGACTCTGCAAGCATGGACAGATGAGAGACCCATTCCAGTTGACGGCAAACCATTTCAGGAACACCATTCTTACGGAAAGAGCTTTCTGGAAGATAATTCCTGGGTATTCCCAAGTCCTCCAAAGCCTAACGAGAATGTGTtttgggaaattaaaaataaaacagctttgttAAACTGTCCAGCAGATTACCTGGATCAGTGTAATCAAAACTGTCTGCACAAGAGTTAA